Proteins encoded by one window of Dioscorea cayenensis subsp. rotundata cultivar TDr96_F1 chromosome 6, TDr96_F1_v2_PseudoChromosome.rev07_lg8_w22 25.fasta, whole genome shotgun sequence:
- the LOC120263131 gene encoding uncharacterized protein LOC120263131, translating into MARALQGLGYVVFMIMVVVMAGDASGNWRVMGDDDCGGTLPNLISQCQQYVGIPGPKTDPSSGCCDAIQKADVPCVCAHITPEVEKIISMQKVTYVAQKCGRALPPGTKCGSYTVPPKI; encoded by the exons atggcAAGAGCCCTACAAGGTCTTGGCTACGTTGTCTTCATGAttatggtggtggtgatggcCGGAGATGCCTCCGGCAATTGGCGGGTGATGGGAGATGATGACTGTGGAGGGACCTTGCCTAATCTGATAAGCCAGTGTCAGCAGTATGTGGGGATTCCAGGCCCAAAAACAGATCCATCAAGTGGTTGCTGTGATGCAATTCAGAAAGCAGATGTGCCATGTGTTTGTGCTCACATCACTCCAGAAGTTGAAAAGATCATCAGCATGCAGAAGGTCACATATGTTGCTCAGAAGTGTGGCAGAGCTCTCCCTCCTGGCACCAAATGTGGAA GTTATACTGTTCCTCCCAAGATATGA